The following are encoded in a window of Peromyscus eremicus chromosome 12, PerEre_H2_v1, whole genome shotgun sequence genomic DNA:
- the LOC131922179 gene encoding uncharacterized protein LOC131922179, which produces MGHLSPMRIMVPGSCCVLWGCHSSPEKVEDMAEELSWRDLSDDNLQPESIKLGSRWSISTLVKTMCSLSHMAENNLEIPGTKRLFETLAKNDILYERKSTYVIGQMGNHPKNSSTKRPAHRLILPPFPLKRRWSELALPTFVTTEEGNQGQEGDGVKTLDTSEETSASLGVTSERTHVEAETEETGHTITFSHTTLDVLYFLEDTTCQNYHGPPDDAGIMEETTNMDLNDNISQMTSDLMFTVSPPQHGSSQYETVKDLISRESPSTSTNEQPQEVPIASNRHTRRGWKGLRRQARNLFRRLCFCLPTPRRGDTASR; this is translated from the exons tGTCTTGTGGGGGTGCCATTCTTCACCTGAAAAGGTAGAGGACATGGCAGAGGAATTATCATGGAGGGATCTCAGCGATGACAACTTACAACCAGAATCCATAAAACTAGGTTCAAGGTGGTCCATCTCCACCCTGGTAAAAACTATGTGTTCCCTTAGCCACATGGCAGAGAACAACTTAGAAATTCCTGGAACAAAGAGACTTTTTGAGACCCTCGCCAAAAATGACATACTATATGAGAGAAAAAGTACTTATGTCATTGGACAAATGGGAAATCATCCAAAGAACTCCTCCACCAAGAGGCCTGCACATCGTctcattctccctccctttcccttaaAGAGGAGATGGAGTGAGCTGGCTCTGCCGACGTTTGTGACAACAGAAGAAGGCAACCAAGGGCAGGAG GGTGATGGTGTGAAGACATTGGACACATCTGAGGAGACATCTGCCTCACTGGGTGTAACATCAGAGAGGACACATGTGGAGGCTGAGACTGAGGAGACTGGCCATACCATCACTTTCAGTCACACAACGCTGGATGTCTTGTACTTCCTAGAGGACACCACATGCCAGAATTACCATGGACCACCGGATGATGCTGGCATTATGGAGGAAACCACCAATATGGATTTGAACGACAATATCAGCCAGATGACAAGTGATCTCATGTTCACTGTTTCCCCTCCACAGCATGGGAGCAGCCAATATGAAACAGTCAAAGACTTAATAAGTAGGGAATCACCATCTACATCTACCAATGAACAGCCCCAGGAGGTACCCATAGCCTCCAACAGGCACACGAGAAGGGGCTGGAAGGGCCTGAGGAGGCAGGCTCGGAACCTGTTTCGAAGGTTATGTTTCTGTCTCCCCACCCCAAGGAGAGGAGACACAGCATCCAGGTAA